Below is a window of Caldichromatium japonicum DNA.
CGAGATAGCCGAGCTCGATCCATGTCTGAGTCAGTACATGTCGTTTGCCCTCACTGTGATGCGGTCAACCGCGTTCCGGCTGAACGCCTACATGCCGCGCCCAACTGCGGCAAATGTCACCATCCATTGTTTACTGGCCATCCAGTCGCCCTGGATGACCGGCGTTTCGCTCATCATCTCGGGCGCAGCGATCTTCCCCTATTGGTGGATTTCTGGGCCCCCTGGTGCGGGCCATGTCGGATGATGGCGCCAGCGTTCGAGGTTGCGGCCATGCGGCTGGAACCCTGGGTGCGTCTTGTCAAGATCAATACCGAGGACAATCCCCTGCTTGCAGCGCAATGGGGGATTCGCAGCATCCCTACCCTGATCCTGTTCCGCGGCGGAGAAGTGCTTGCCCGTCAATCAGGGGCGATGGATGCCGCCAGAATCGAGAACTGGGTACGTCAGTTGCTTTGACCCGGGGGCGCGTGGACAGTTTGGCATACCTCACCTAAAATGCACAGAGCTTTGTGCCTCGCTGTGAGGCGACCCGATCTCTCGGGCGCCACCTCCTTAGTGCGCCCCTGTCCTCGCTTCGGAGATACCCTTGAAAAAACCCGCGGTTTTGGTTCTGGAAGACGGTTCGGT
It encodes the following:
- the trxC gene encoding thioredoxin TrxC, with protein sequence MSESVHVVCPHCDAVNRVPAERLHAAPNCGKCHHPLFTGHPVALDDRRFAHHLGRSDLPLLVDFWAPWCGPCRMMAPAFEVAAMRLEPWVRLVKINTEDNPLLAAQWGIRSIPTLILFRGGEVLARQSGAMDAARIENWVRQLL